Proteins encoded together in one Gemmatimonadota bacterium DH-78 window:
- a CDS encoding OmpA family protein yields the protein MLSHRPHALRATSGLALVFVLGACSGLSNTERGAVGGATTGAVLGGVIADATDSNTAVGAILGAAIGGAAGAAIGSRMDNQAEELEDELPGAEVERVGEGIKITFDSGILFDFDSAALRSEARANLADLAASLSEYAGTRVLVVGHTDSSGSDSYNQGLSERRAASARAYLLQQGLSGDRVEAVGRGETEPVADNATESGAQANRRVEVAIFASEDLQDEMRARYGGGR from the coding sequence ATGCTTTCGCACCGACCCCATGCCCTGCGGGCCACCTCCGGGCTCGCCCTCGTCTTCGTACTCGGCGCCTGCTCCGGGCTGAGCAACACCGAGAGGGGAGCCGTGGGTGGAGCGACCACCGGGGCCGTGCTCGGCGGCGTGATCGCCGATGCGACCGACAGCAACACCGCCGTGGGCGCCATTCTCGGCGCGGCGATCGGTGGTGCGGCCGGTGCCGCGATCGGAAGCCGCATGGACAACCAGGCCGAGGAACTCGAAGACGAGCTCCCCGGTGCCGAGGTGGAGCGCGTGGGTGAAGGGATCAAGATCACCTTCGACTCCGGCATCCTCTTCGACTTCGACTCGGCCGCGCTGCGGTCCGAGGCGCGCGCGAACCTCGCCGATCTCGCGGCCAGCCTCTCCGAGTACGCGGGCACGCGTGTCCTCGTGGTGGGACACACCGACAGCAGTGGCTCCGACAGCTACAACCAGGGCCTGTCGGAGCGTCGCGCGGCGTCGGCCCGGGCCTACCTGCTCCAGCAGGGACTGTCGGGTGATCGCGTCGAGGCCGTGGGCCGAGGCGAGACCGAGCCGGTGGCCGACAACGCGACCGAGTCGGGCGCGCAGGCGAACCGCCGCGTGGAGGTGGCCATCTTCGCCTCCGAGGATCTCCAGGACGAGATGCGCGCGCGGTACGGCGGCGGTCGCTGA
- a CDS encoding iron dependent repressor, metal binding and dimerization domain protein: MIDPRLALALFAGALLLAAALFWPSSGLWHRLVRRLRTGERESLEDALKHLYKTERRGAAPSLESVAGSLGVPLAQAARIVEALGDRGLVQPSGALTLTDEGRAYALQVIRTHRLWERYLADRTGTAPSDWHARAEMREHEISPAQADRIAASLGHPRYDPHGDPIPTASGEIPEPAGTPLPYLAEGDTATVIHVEDEPRALYHRLAAAGVSPGLRLRVVAAGGGRMTVEYDGRRQEFDLATAGNVTVVTGDEQRIVEEPASHDYRTLEDLEAGEEAEVLGLAPACQGIQRRRLLDLGVVPGTRVRAELVSPGGDPTAYEVRGALIALRRDQQRWVRIRPAREQAA, translated from the coding sequence ATGATCGATCCTCGTCTCGCTCTGGCACTCTTCGCGGGCGCCCTCCTGCTCGCGGCGGCGCTCTTCTGGCCCTCGTCCGGCCTGTGGCATCGGCTCGTGCGCAGGCTGCGCACCGGCGAGCGCGAGTCGCTCGAAGACGCGCTGAAGCACCTGTACAAGACGGAGCGCCGCGGTGCGGCGCCCTCGCTCGAGAGCGTGGCCGGGTCGCTGGGCGTACCGCTCGCGCAGGCCGCGCGCATCGTGGAGGCGCTGGGCGATCGCGGGCTGGTGCAGCCGAGTGGCGCGCTGACGCTCACCGACGAGGGTCGAGCCTACGCCCTGCAGGTGATCCGCACGCATCGGCTGTGGGAGCGGTACCTCGCCGATCGCACCGGCACGGCGCCCTCCGACTGGCATGCGCGCGCGGAGATGCGGGAGCACGAGATCAGCCCGGCGCAGGCCGACCGGATCGCGGCGAGCCTCGGCCACCCGCGGTACGATCCTCACGGCGATCCGATTCCGACCGCGTCCGGTGAGATTCCCGAACCGGCCGGCACCCCGCTGCCCTATCTCGCCGAGGGAGACACGGCGACGGTGATCCACGTGGAAGACGAGCCGAGGGCGCTCTACCACCGGCTGGCGGCCGCCGGGGTGTCGCCCGGGCTGCGTCTCAGGGTGGTGGCCGCCGGGGGAGGGCGGATGACGGTGGAGTACGACGGCCGCCGACAGGAATTCGACCTCGCCACTGCCGGAAATGTGACGGTCGTGACCGGCGACGAGCAGCGCATCGTGGAGGAGCCGGCGTCGCACGACTACCGCACGCTCGAGGATCTCGAAGCCGGCGAGGAGGCCGAAGTGCTCGGGCTCGCTCCCGCCTGCCAGGGCATCCAGCGTCGTCGCCTGCTCGATCTGGGGGTCGTCCCGGGCACGCGGGTGCGCGCAGAACTCGTGTCGCCGGGCGGAGACCCGACCGCCTACGAAGTGCGGGGGGCGCTGATCGCGCTGCGGCGAGACCAGCAGCGCTGGGTGCGCATTCGTCCCGCGCGCGAGCAGGCGGCCTGA
- the feoB gene encoding ferrous iron transport protein B has product MKLPTVSADAGVAPHRARSLERLGLEPGRWDYLVALAGNPNTGKSTVFNALTGLRQHTGNWPGKTVVRAEGVYGFDGRQVKVVDLPGTYSLQAGSADEEVARDFILFGRPDVTVVVIDATRLERNLNLALQVLAITHRVVVCLNLMDEARRHGIVVDHRKLEKELGVPVVPAVARAGEGMEELVAAIHAVATGARTPDPVRIEHFEGPVEDAISELVPSIETAFPTLPNARWVALRLLNADSRVEEAVRTGEIGQLERNAAPPPVTGRRVVGTREAPDDAHATEAGGFDGDAARIAAGDVLSTASALRWKLPPDFHDSIVSVIYRHAERIAEAAGSTAVARTKRTIDRTLDRLLTGPWTGFPVMLLILMAVFWLTIAGANVPSGMLATLLVDTLHPVLLGFGESIGLPWWLNGFLFDGMYLATAWVIAVMLPPMAIFFPLFTLLEDFGYLPRVAFNLDGIFRRVGAHGKQALTMSMGFGCNAAGVVATRIIDSPRERLIAILTNNFSLCNGRWPTQILLASIFIGALAPAHLAGVVSATAVVGVALLGVAAMLLSSWLLSRTVLEGEATTFSLELPPYRPPRVLQTLYTSLIDRTLIVLWRAIVFAVPAGAVIWLSSNITVGGTSVAEHLVSWLDPVGLLVGLNGVVLLAYVVAIPANEIVIPTILMLTVLVSGDPSAGAGAGVMFEGDMAEVERLLRGSGWTLLTAVNVMLFSLLHNPCSTTLYTIYRETRSWKWTALSAAMPLAMGFGLTFVITQIARWIGGG; this is encoded by the coding sequence ATGAAGCTTCCGACCGTGTCCGCCGATGCCGGGGTCGCGCCGCACCGCGCGCGCAGCCTCGAGCGTCTCGGGCTGGAACCCGGCCGATGGGACTACCTGGTGGCGCTCGCCGGCAACCCCAACACGGGCAAGAGCACCGTCTTCAACGCCCTCACGGGACTGCGGCAGCACACCGGCAACTGGCCGGGCAAGACCGTGGTGCGGGCCGAGGGTGTGTACGGCTTCGACGGTCGGCAGGTGAAGGTGGTCGACCTGCCGGGCACCTACTCGCTCCAGGCGGGCAGCGCCGACGAGGAAGTGGCCCGCGACTTCATTCTCTTCGGGCGGCCCGATGTGACGGTGGTGGTGATCGACGCCACCCGCCTCGAGCGCAATCTGAACCTCGCCCTGCAGGTGCTCGCGATCACCCATCGCGTGGTGGTGTGCCTGAACCTGATGGACGAGGCGCGTCGGCACGGGATCGTGGTCGATCACCGGAAGCTGGAGAAGGAGCTCGGCGTTCCGGTGGTCCCCGCGGTGGCGCGCGCGGGTGAAGGCATGGAGGAGCTGGTGGCGGCGATCCACGCCGTGGCCACCGGCGCGCGCACCCCCGACCCCGTGCGCATCGAGCATTTCGAGGGCCCGGTGGAAGACGCGATCTCCGAGCTGGTGCCGTCGATCGAGACCGCCTTCCCCACCCTGCCCAACGCGCGGTGGGTGGCCCTTCGCCTGCTCAACGCCGATTCGCGGGTGGAAGAGGCGGTCCGGACCGGGGAGATCGGACAGTTGGAGCGAAACGCGGCACCCCCGCCCGTGACGGGACGCCGCGTGGTGGGCACCCGCGAGGCGCCGGACGACGCTCACGCGACGGAGGCCGGCGGTTTCGACGGCGATGCCGCGCGCATCGCGGCCGGCGACGTGCTCAGCACGGCCTCGGCGCTGCGCTGGAAGCTCCCCCCCGACTTCCACGACTCCATCGTGTCGGTGATCTACCGCCACGCGGAGCGCATCGCGGAGGCGGCCGGCAGTACGGCGGTGGCGCGCACCAAGCGCACCATCGACCGCACCCTCGACCGGCTGCTCACCGGACCCTGGACGGGGTTTCCGGTGATGCTGCTGATCCTCATGGCGGTGTTCTGGCTCACGATCGCGGGCGCGAACGTGCCCTCGGGCATGCTCGCCACCCTGCTCGTCGACACCCTGCATCCGGTGCTTCTCGGCTTCGGCGAGTCGATCGGGCTGCCCTGGTGGCTGAACGGATTCCTCTTCGACGGCATGTATCTGGCCACGGCCTGGGTGATCGCGGTGATGCTGCCGCCGATGGCGATCTTCTTTCCCCTCTTCACCCTGCTCGAAGACTTCGGCTACCTGCCGCGCGTGGCCTTCAACCTCGACGGCATCTTCCGCCGGGTGGGCGCCCACGGCAAACAGGCGCTCACGATGTCGATGGGCTTCGGCTGCAACGCCGCCGGCGTGGTGGCCACCCGCATCATCGACTCCCCGCGCGAGCGACTGATCGCGATCCTCACGAACAACTTCTCACTGTGCAACGGCCGGTGGCCCACGCAGATCCTGCTCGCGAGCATCTTCATCGGCGCCCTCGCCCCGGCCCATCTGGCCGGCGTGGTGTCGGCCACGGCAGTGGTGGGCGTGGCGCTGCTCGGCGTGGCCGCGATGCTCCTCAGCTCGTGGCTGCTCTCGCGCACGGTGCTCGAGGGCGAGGCCACCACCTTCTCGCTCGAACTGCCGCCGTACCGCCCGCCCCGAGTACTGCAGACGCTGTACACCTCGCTGATCGACCGCACCCTGATCGTGCTCTGGCGCGCGATCGTCTTCGCGGTCCCGGCGGGCGCCGTGATCTGGCTGTCGTCCAACATCACGGTGGGCGGCACGAGCGTGGCCGAGCACCTGGTGTCGTGGCTCGATCCGGTGGGACTGCTCGTGGGTCTCAACGGCGTGGTGCTGCTCGCCTACGTCGTGGCGATCCCCGCCAACGAGATCGTGATCCCCACGATCCTCATGCTCACGGTCCTCGTTTCAGGGGACCCCTCGGCCGGCGCCGGGGCCGGAGTGATGTTCGAGGGCGACATGGCAGAGGTCGAAAGACTGCTGCGCGGCAGCGGCTGGACGCTGCTCACGGCGGTCAACGTCATGCTCTTCTCGCTGCTGCATAACCCCTGCTCCACCACGCTCTACACCATCTACCGCGAAACCCGCAGCTGGAAATGGACCGCCCTGTCGGCCGCGATGCCGCTGGCCATGGGCTTCGGCCTGACCTTCGTGATCACCCAGATCGCCCGCTGGATCGGGGGCGGGTGA